The following are from one region of the Paraglaciecola sp. L1A13 genome:
- a CDS encoding NADPH-dependent FMN reductase translates to MKFLVFLGTARDSTPPKPARLGVRVVEAILASLTSRYEKHEIELVDVLDYPLETIFKPHFAYPKSKAPHELDKLAQKISSADGFIMVSPEYNHSMSPALANLLNHFGSSLFSYKPSAIVTYSAGQWGGMRAAIGMRTYLSELGCLPVSAMIHVPKAQDIFSANGSPQAGVDQDSWFDYFDRTIKQLVWWAQAAREQRAIVDPHKLIGDFKTNPSQRNVS, encoded by the coding sequence ATGAAATTCTTAGTTTTTTTAGGCACTGCGCGTGATAGCACGCCTCCGAAGCCTGCACGCTTGGGAGTTCGAGTAGTCGAAGCGATTCTTGCGAGCCTTACAAGCCGATATGAAAAGCATGAAATAGAGTTGGTTGACGTTTTGGATTATCCCCTTGAAACTATCTTTAAACCACACTTCGCCTATCCAAAAAGTAAGGCGCCTCATGAACTCGATAAGTTAGCGCAAAAGATATCCAGTGCCGATGGATTTATTATGGTTAGTCCAGAATATAACCATTCAATGAGTCCTGCGCTTGCCAACCTATTGAATCACTTTGGCAGCTCTTTGTTTTCCTACAAACCAAGCGCAATTGTCACCTATTCAGCAGGGCAGTGGGGCGGTATGCGTGCTGCTATTGGAATGCGGACGTATTTATCAGAGCTTGGGTGTTTGCCAGTTTCAGCAATGATACATGTGCCCAAGGCGCAAGACATTTTCAGCGCAAACGGCTCTCCCCAAGCCGGGGTGGATCAAGACTCTTGGTTCGACTATTTTGATCGAACAATCAAACAGTTGGTTTGGTGGGCGCAAGCCGCAAGGGAGCAGCGCGCAATAGTTGACCCCCATAAGTTAATCGGTGACTTTAAGACTAATCCTTCACAACGAAACGTCTCTTAA